The genomic stretch GCGCAGGCAGCGGCTTTTACGAGTTTCTCGATGAACGGGGCCGGATCCATTTTGCCTCTGAACTGGAGAAAGGGCTACGATACGAGGTTATGATGACCACCTCCGGCGGTCTCTATCGCTACCGGACAGGAGACCGAGTGGTCTGTCAGGGCTGGACAGAGGGGTTGCCAATACTTCGCTTTATCGGGCGCTGCGGTCTGGTCTCTGATTTGGTGGGGGAAAAGCTGACTGATGATTTTGTCGCCCGTAGCCTGGAAGATATTCCCGATTTCAGCATGCTGGTTCCCTCCGCGGACGGTATCCCGAATTATGTCCTTATCCGAGATGCCTGCACTGACAGTCTGGCGAAAAACCTTGCCTGCTCCCTGGAAACAGCCCTGGCAAAGAATCCTCAGTATGCCTATGCTCGCCGGACAGGGCAGCTAGGATGCCTGGAAATGCGTACTGTCGCTGCTCCGGCAGAGAAATTTATCCAATACCGGTTGAAACACGGCGCAGAACTCGGGGATATCAAGATCCCTTCCCTCTGCCCTGATCCTGATATCCTGACAGCCTTTCAAGAAAGAACAGCGGAGACCGCAGCATGAAAATCATCCTGATCTCCCCCAAGGGACCGCTCTACCGAAACAAGGGTGGTATTTTTAAAAAGTCGCTCCGCTATCAACCCCTGACCCTGACCACCCTTGCCGCCCTGATCCCGGACGAGTTGGGGGCCTCGGTGGAACTCCTTGACGAGGGTATAGAGGATGTACCGGAACGGCTGGAGGCCGATCTGATTGGCCTGTCCGTGATCACTGGAACAGCAAAACGGGCCTATGCGCTGGCGGCGCAATATCGCAAACAGGGAATCCCGGTGGTCCTGGGCGGCCCCCATGTCACCCTGATGCCGGAAGAGGCTATGCAACACGCCGATGCTGTCTGCGCGGGGTATGCCGAGGAGACCTGGCCGCAGCTCCTGTCTGATTTCGCCCGAGGCGAGATGCAGCACGTCTATCGACAAAACTCGAACCTGTCCCTAGCGGATGCGCCCTTTCCTCGGCGCGACCTCTTGGACAAGGGGGCCTTCCTCACCCAGGCCGTGTTCGAGGCCACCCGTTCCTGTGTCCACGACTGTGAATTCTGCGTGGCCCCTTCGGCCTGGGGACGAAAACCCTATCAACGGCCTGTTGACTGGGTGATTGAGGATATCCGTCGCTTTGGAAAAAAAAAGATTCTCTTTGTGGATCTCAACCTGATTGCCGACCAAGGTTATGCGCGGTCCTTGTTTCAGGCCCTGATCCCGTTGAACCTGCAATGGTTCGGCCTGTCCACCGTCCTGATCGCCCATGATCCCGAGCTAATGGCCCTTATGGCGCGGAGCGGCTGCCGGGGCCTGCTGCTGGGCCTGGAAACGGTCTCCGAGGCAAGCCTGGGGGATGCCCGAAAACACTTTAACGCCTCGGTTGATTATAAGCAGCTGATTCAAGATCTCCATGACCTGGGGATCACCGTGAACGGCTGCTTCGCCTTTGGCCTTGATCACGACACCCCGGAGGTCTTTGACGCCACCGTGCAGTTCGCCGTGGATGCGGGCATCGACTTGCCGCGCTTTTCCATCCTGACGCCCTTCCCAGGCACCCCCCTCTACCATCGCCTTGCAGCCGAGGATCGTATTCTGACCCGAAACTGGGAGCTGTATGACGGCCAGCATGTGGTCTTTCAACCCAAGAGCATGAGCGTTAGCCAGTTGGCTGAGGGCCATGAACGGGCCTGGAAGCAGGTCTACGGCTGGCGGGCAATGGCGAAACGGCTGTGGAATGCCCGCAACTTTCAGCCCCTGGGCATCAGCACAAATATCGGCTATCGCTTTTATGCCCATAACCTAGACAAATTCTATACCTGCGACTGGCAGATGAATGCCGTGCTGCCGGGTATGGGTGTGGGAAAGGACGAGGCCGGGCAATGAGGAAATCACAGCATAACTCATTGTATAATTTCGGAAAACCTAAACACCCCTAATAATAAAAAAACACGAGGATAAAGAGCACATGAAACATCTTTCCATTTCTTCATGCATATTCTGTTGTTATTTGATCAATTTTTGCTGGTTACCAGCTGCTGTGCATGCGCAAACATCCGGTACGAATATTGACTGCCCGGACGGAATATACAGAGGAAAAACTGCGTTCACCTTCATCAGGAAGGATTCAGGGCCAATTATGAGCGTTGTTGATAATATGTTATTTTTCTATGGAGGTGAACCCAAAGACCTCCCTATGAACCCGAGTTCTCTCCGTCTGAAGAATGTCATGATTTGTACCGATGGTGGTGAGGAGATCAACACCGTGACCAAGCATATTGGCAACTACACCTTTCTTAACAAGGAATGTGATATCACCCTGAACGGAACAGGAGAGATCAAGGACAAGGATCTTGTTGAACAAGGGGATGCCAAGCTGACCTGTCAGGACACGTCGGCTTACCAGGGCACCTACTCAATAACGGCAATAAATCTTCTCAATGGAGGAGGAAATCAGGCTCAGGGACCTGGTAAACAAGACCCAGGGGCCGTGCATAATGGCTCCTCCTCTTCGGGAAACACATGGAATGGCCTGATTACAGAACCGGAACAGAAAAATGGCCCAGCAGGCCAGAAACTCTTTCACCCCAAGAAACCATAATAAAATAGAGAATCAAACAGCTGCGGTTTTGCATCCGCTGGAAACGAGCCCCCTGCCAGGAGAACACAAATCCAAGGTGGACAGCATCGGGGGCACCATGTGGTCTCCGGCGGCATAGCCCCTTGCCCCCTTCTGTATTTCCCTCCCAAATCAACATAGGCGCAAAATGAACACTCCAAAAAGAAGAACGCTCTGCTCCCTCCTCTGTCTTCTCCCCCTCATCACCGCATGCGCAAGCAACGACCCATTGTTCAGCCCCACAGGCAAAGCAGCTTTTATCCCTGATGCGAGCATCCCCTTCACAGACTATGTCCAAGACAGCCGTGAAAACATTGAACAGGTCCTGAACGAGGTACGCCCGAATAACGGTGATCGGAAATATCTTGGTGGCTATACCAATGCCCAGGCAGCAGCAATGCGCAGTCCGTTTCAAATCCCTGCGAACGAGGAAGAGCTATGCAGCGACATCACCAAAGGAGCGGGCCAGGGCTTTCTGCTTATTCACGGACTCATTGACTCGCCCTATCTGCTGCGCAATATCCAGGATTCCTTGAGCAAGCAATACCCCTGCGCCCTTATTAGAGCAGTTCTGCTGCCGGGCGACGGCACAGTTGTCAGCGATTCCCTGGATATGGACCATAAGGACTGGCAGCGCATCGTCGAATATGGGGTAAAAGGCTTTCAGGAGGATGACAGGATAAGCACCCTGTACCTTGTCGGCTTTTCTGCCGGAACCTCTTTGGCTGTCGATTACATGAAGACGCATCCGGCAACGGATGCAACAGAGAGAGCGGATAAAATACAAGGTCTGATTCTTTTATCACCGTCTGTCAAGGCCAAGTCCCCTTTTGCCTTTCTGTCCTCTTTTCTCAATCTGTTCAAAGACTGGGAGAGTCTTTTTGAAGAAGAAGACGCTGTACGCTACGAATCCTTTTCCTATAACGCAGGCGCTGAATTCTATACGTTAACCCGTGGAATGGTCGATCCTGCATATGCGCTCAAGGTTCCTGTCCTGATGGTGACCAGTGCCGACGATGCGACGGTTGACGCAGAAGCAGCGCGCAGATTTTTTTGCTTTTCTGACGAGGTGGACCGGAGAGCATTAATATGGTATCAGTCCATTGATCCGGAGGTAAATGCCCGCATCGCCCAGACAGCGAATTTGCAGTGTGATAATATTATTGAAGTTCCGCTTGCGGATATACAGGAGGAGTTCAAGACGGTCAATCTCTCCCATCTTGCTGTCCCCATGAGCCCGGATGATCCCCATTACGGTCTGCACGGAAGATATAGACATTGCCGGAAATACGCTTCCAACCCCTCAGATTTTGCGGCCTGCCTGGATGATGGAGAGAATAATCTTTTCGGGGAAAATAATGTGGAAGGACTGCGGGCCGACCTCAAACCACAGTACAGGACTCTACGAAGAGGCACCTTTAATCCCTTGTACGAGCAGTTGGAGGCTACGCTGTTCTGTTTTACCGATGATGCCTGTTCAACGGATGATCTCTTGGAGATACGATAAGGAAATACCCCTGCGGAGGAAAAAGAGAGCATGGACAATCGATTTGACAAGAGCGGCGATGGGGACCAGAACGTCGGGCAGGGTGATGGTGCTGTGGGTAAGCAGGTGAACATTACCCAGCAGATAAACGGCAATGACAATATCGTTGCTGGCGGCAATGTCACCATAGAAGGCATTCCTCCGGAGGTCTTTGCCGAGTATGTGGCCAAGCACAGCAAAGCACTTGGCGAAACCGAGCAAATCGTCAGGGGCTTTCTCGGGACGCTGCTGGAGCGCGAGGTGCCCCGTGACCAGTGGGACAGCAAGCTGCGGGAGATAGCCGGGCAATACAGGGAACTGCTGGCGCGACTGGAGACGGTGCAATCCGAAGATCCGCAGGTGCAGCGACTGAAGGACGAGGCGCGGCAGGCCATTGAGGCGGGCGAATACGCCAAGGCCGAGGAGCTGTTGAATCAAGCCGAGGCCATTGAGCAGATGGAGCAAACAGCAAGGAAACGGCGTATCTCCGCTGCTGCAACCAATGCTGACCAAGCCCGTCTCCAGCGCATCCAATTGCGCTATGCTAAGGCTGCCGAGTATTGGCAGAAGGCGGCGACCCTGCTGCCGGAGGATCAGAAAAAAGATCAAGCACTCTATTGGGGGGAGGCAGGCAATGACCTGTATGGCATTGCCAAATACAATGATGCCCTACCTCTGTTTGAGCAGAGCCTTGCCACCAGCCGAGAGATCGGTAACAAGGCAGGCGAAGGCGAGGCATTGAGTAACATTGGTGCGATTCACCATGCCAAGGGCGACTACATCACAGCTCAGAAGTATCTAAAGCAGAGCCTACGTATCATGCAGGAGGTCGGCGACAAGGCAGGAAAAAGCACGACCCTGAACAACCTTGCCACCACTGCTTATGCTAAAGGCGACTATGCCACCGCTCTGGCCTATCTGGAGCAAAGTCTGCGCATCAGTCAAGAGATTGACGACAAAAACCAAGAAGGATCAGCGCTGAACAACATCAGTCAAATTTACAATGCGCGGGGTGACTACGGCACAGCCCTCAAGTATCTGGAGCAAAGCCTGTGTATCAGGCAAGAGATTGGCGACAAGGCGGGCGAAGGCACGACATTGAACAACATCAGCCAAATTTACGGTGCGCGGGGCGACAACGCCACGACCCTTAAGTACTTGGTGCAGAGTCTGGACATCAGACAAGAAATCGGCGACAAGGCAGGTGAAGGCGTGACGCTGAACAATATCAGCCTGATTTATGATGCACGGGGAGATCACATCTCCGGCCTGAAATATCTGGAGCAGAGACAAGCTGGAATATCGGTTTGACCTACGCAGATCAGGCCAATCTAAGTAAGGCAAAGCCGTATATTAGCCATGCCGTGCAGCTTGCAGAGAAGATAGGTCATCCTAATCAGGAGGAATGGCGCACGGCATTGGAAGATGTTCGCACAAAACAGCGAGGAGGACGGCCTAGCCTATTTTCCCGACTGATGCAATCGCTTCGAGGCAGGTAGGGGCACGGCATGCCGTGCCCTTACCGAACCCCGACCATCATCACCCTATACGGGCGGTTCGCGAACCGCCCTTACTCCTTCAGCGATATTCCCGCTGCAACCGCTCCAACAAATTCCCCACATCAATATTCGGCGTATTCACCGGCCCCCAATCCAGCGTCGTATTCACCCTGTGATCCGTATCAATAACATTGCGCAGGCGTTGCTCCTGCTCATACCACCATCTCTTGGACGAGCCGTCGGGGCAGGATGCCGTGTCAACATCCCCCCAACGCAGTTCTGGGCAGTGGTAGGGATCAAAAGAGAGCAGAAAAAGCCGCTCCATAATATCCCCCAGGGTCAGGGTGATTGTCTTCCCGGATGAATCACCATATCCTATCCGGATACTGTCGGCACTCTCCTGCCAGATGCTGCTGAAGCGGCTGATCAGCTCAGCAGCCGTCCCGGTAAAGGCATAGGGATGATCCCCTTGGGCAACCGCGCTGACACTGTCTTTAATCAGATTGAACATCTCCCGTACCTGCGCCCGCAGACGGGCATCTCTCCCCGGTGTTGAATAGGCTTCCCAATCCCCTTCTGTCCCGTAGATATTATAGGGCAGACTCGACGGATGGGTTTTCTTATGGATATTATGAGACACCGCCGCTTCAATCGATGCCACCCGATCCTGAAGGGCCTGATCCAGGGCGGTCAACTGCTGCTGCATTTCCTTGATCGGATCCACCTTACCGCTACCGGTAGCCAACATCCGCTTAACCCATTGATGATAATCAAGCGCAAGCCCGTCAACCTCATAGCTGTCCTGACACTGACTTTTTTCCGCGTCAAAGAAAAGGGAATTCGAGTTATTGGTCAACGTGAAGCTGCCACTGCTGCTCACCTCCTGATGACGCCAGCGCCGAAACCCGCCCCCCTGCTTACAGGAACCCCGGGAGAGATAGGAGCCAAAACGTTTTTCCGTCAGGCTGTTATCAGGATGGGCATCAACAAACCAGACCGTGCCGTCATCATCCACCCGGGAAACCACCAGGACATGGCCGTTGGCATCGTAATACACCGTACCCGGCACAATGCTTTCCCGATTGACCTGACAGAGAAAGGTGTCGGTCTTTTCCGTGGTCCAGAAGAAACGGAAAAAGCCGCTGTGGACGCTGTTGGAAATCGTCCCGGCTAAGGAGGAAAAACTGGAATAGTTAAGAAAGGATCGACGGCTGCCGGGTTGGTTGTTATTGCTGTAGCGACTGCCGGAGATGGTCACGTTAAAAGAAAAAGGCAATTTTTTCTTATAACTGAAATAGGCCCGCAGGAGATAAGGAAGATCGGCGCAATCGCTGAAAATACTGTTGGTGCGGTCTTCATCCGAGTAGAGGGTGTTGCCGTCCGGGTTGCGCAGGCAGGCTGCCAAGGATCCTTTTTTATCAGCAAAAAGCTGTTCCACCCAGCGAGAAAAATCGGCTTCGTCGCTGTCATTCCATTGATAGTAGGCGGTCCAGGCCGCATCGGCACCGCCCACGTTGATCTCCGCATTCGGATCAACAGGTTCCCCGCTCCCTCCAGGGTTTTCCGTGTTAGGCATCTCGATGGCTGTTATCAGTTCCCCCCAGGTTCGCCCGCCCACATCAATCCTGCCGTCGGGCCGGGAAAGAAACGGCTGCTGGAAATCCTTGATGGTTTGGATAAGCTCGGCAGAACATTGATCACTCACCGTCAGCGGCGTAGGCAAAAAATTATTGAATAAGCCGTAAACGATGCGTACATCGCTCGGACGATTCTGCCCGCCCTGCCCCACGGAACCGCTGATTCCCGTCTCAGTCTCAGGGGTCTCGGCAGCAGCAGTGAGCTTTCCCCATGTTCTGCCTCCGACATCAATCCTGCCGTCAGGACGGGACAGAAAATCCGACTGAAAATCCCTGATCGCCGCAATCAACTCCTCGGAAACCTGATCGCTGATTGCCAACGGGTTGCTGAGAATTTTATTGAACAAGGCATACACGGTACGCACATCTTCAGGACGATTCTGTCCTCCTGAATCACCTACTGAGCCGCTGATAGCATTCGGCATTGTTGCTCCTCCTTTTCTTTTTTATACCTGTTACCATGAAAGGCGAATACAGGGATTCAAAGGGCAAACACAGTCCCCTACAGCACGCGGGGAAAATACGGCAATACAAAACTTTACCGTAAGGTGTTACACCAAGGATCATTCACCAATCTGGCCCAACTGAAATGTTTGCACCCTTTTTGTCACCCTTCCCTGCTCATCCTGGTAATCGATAATCAGGCCAACCGGGATCTGCATCTCTTTTTTCCCGTGCAGGACAGTCTGCTGGCGATCCGAGGAATAATAATACTGACCCGCAAGGGGCGAATAATCCGCTTCGCCGAGCAGTTCTTCCACCTCGGTTTGTGCCATACCCTTGCGCAGATGCCTGGAGATCACCGCAAGGCTGGCATAATCCCGGTGCGCCTTATACCCACGGCTCGCCGATTCCAGCTCCTGAGCCTGGGTGTTACAGCCGACCAGCAACAGGAAAACGATAAACAACAGGAAACGCTGCTGCTGCCTGAACAGCCTGCCTGTCTTAGGGTTTGGCAAAGGAAAACCCCCATTGCTTAAGCTGCTCGATAAATCCCCCCAGGTCCTCAGCAGTATCTTTCAGTACATGCATGAGCACGTTGAATTCGGTTCTGCTTTGGCTTCTCTGAAATTGCTGCTCAATCATGGCCCGTTTACTCGGCCCCAGCCCCTTGGGCGATTTCCAGTCCTCGGTATCAATATCCCAGTTCTGAATGGTCAGGGAAAGTTCGTTTGCCACGGCAACAAGCTCCCAATCGTATGGTCGCCAGCCGCCTGCACCGTAGGGTGGACGAATCCTGGTCGGCGTGACTCCGGCAGCCTTTCTGATGCTTTCCTGGGTCTTTTCCAATTCCTTCCGCACCGCCGATCTGGACAGCCCGACCAAGTTCGGATGGGTGTAGGAATGATTCTGCACCCTATGGCCCCGGTCCGCGATTTCTTTCACCGCCGACGGGGAGCTGTCCACTTCCTGTCCTAAAACGTAAAATTCCGCCTTGATGCCATATCGATCCAGCGTGTCCAGAATGGAATGCAGCGAGCCGGTCGGAGCCGGGCCGTCGTCAAAGGAAAGCAGTACGGCTTTGCCGGTTCCTCCTGCCGGAGTTGTCAACCTTCTCCAGGTTCGGCCGCCCACATCAATTCTACCGTCAGGGCGAGACATAAAGGTCTTCTGCACATCCTTGATCGCCTGAATCAGCTCATCCGTGCATTGATCGCTCACCTCCAAAGGGCGCGACAGGATTTCATTGAACAGGGAATAGACCACCCGCACATCCTGCGGACGATTCTGACCGCCCTGCCCCACGGAACCGGAGATTTCTTCCATTCCTTCTCTCTCCGGCCTTTCAGCCGCCGCTGTGAGTTCCCGCCAGGTTCTGCCGCCCACATCTATCCTGCCGTCTGGGCGAGAGAGAAAGCCCTGCTGAAAATCCCGAATCGCCTGAAGCAGCGCATCTGTGACCTGATCGCTGACCGGCAGCGGCGTGGATAAAATTTTGTTGAACAAAACATAAACTACCTGGACATCGTCGGAACGGTTCCTGCCGTTTTCACCGACTGAACCGGTAAGAGAGTTTGCCATTGTCCACCTCATGAGGAAAGGATGTTTGAAATGCCCGTTTGTACTGCCAGCAATGTCGAGAGGTATAAAGTCAATCCTGGCGGCAAAACTTGTTGAATTGAGAGGTTACAGCATGCTCATAAAAAAAGCTATAAATTCTGATCTCCCTTTCTCAACGACTTCGACGGCATTCTACCACCTATGATAAGCCGAAGAAATCCAGGGGTAATCATATTCAAGACGCTGAAGGCCGCAACTGAAACCGAGACAACAAAAACGGGAATCAAAAAATACAAGGATAAGACGAAGACATCACTGCTTGGCTGTAAAAAATAATAGGCCGTTTTGCGCGTCATGGTGAGTAACGGCTCATGGACGGCAAAAACAAAAAAACTCCAACCTGCTGCCCGGAGCAGGAAGGATTTCATCTTCGGCATCTCCACCATAAATTTTGTGCCGTAAAGGGCAGAGGCCAAGCCCAATAACAGGCCGATTCGATGGATATGCCCGTGGAACGTGCTGCCCATCAAAAGTAAATCTGCTGTCAGCACAGCGAGATAAAGAGGAAGAACCCACTTCCCGACATGATCGATTATAAAAATATCCCTTTGCAAAACAGCGAGAAACGCGCCCGCATAAAAAAAGAAGCAAGCTGTTGCACAGGGGATGTTCCACGGCCAAAACGGGTAAAACCAACATAGAAAGAGGGTGAGCAGAGCAAACCTCGGGAGAAACTTCAGGAAGAACTGGATAAGCGGGACCAGCAAAATCATAACCATCAGATCTCGGATAAACCAAAACTGATATGCCACCGGGAACCGGTCGATCCCGAAA from Candidatus Electrothrix communis encodes the following:
- a CDS encoding radical SAM protein — encoded protein: MKIILISPKGPLYRNKGGIFKKSLRYQPLTLTTLAALIPDELGASVELLDEGIEDVPERLEADLIGLSVITGTAKRAYALAAQYRKQGIPVVLGGPHVTLMPEEAMQHADAVCAGYAEETWPQLLSDFARGEMQHVYRQNSNLSLADAPFPRRDLLDKGAFLTQAVFEATRSCVHDCEFCVAPSAWGRKPYQRPVDWVIEDIRRFGKKKILFVDLNLIADQGYARSLFQALIPLNLQWFGLSTVLIAHDPELMALMARSGCRGLLLGLETVSEASLGDARKHFNASVDYKQLIQDLHDLGITVNGCFAFGLDHDTPEVFDATVQFAVDAGIDLPRFSILTPFPGTPLYHRLAAEDRILTRNWELYDGQHVVFQPKSMSVSQLAEGHERAWKQVYGWRAMAKRLWNARNFQPLGISTNIGYRFYAHNLDKFYTCDWQMNAVLPGMGVGKDEAGQ
- a CDS encoding alpha/beta fold hydrolase, which produces MNTPKRRTLCSLLCLLPLITACASNDPLFSPTGKAAFIPDASIPFTDYVQDSRENIEQVLNEVRPNNGDRKYLGGYTNAQAAAMRSPFQIPANEEELCSDITKGAGQGFLLIHGLIDSPYLLRNIQDSLSKQYPCALIRAVLLPGDGTVVSDSLDMDHKDWQRIVEYGVKGFQEDDRISTLYLVGFSAGTSLAVDYMKTHPATDATERADKIQGLILLSPSVKAKSPFAFLSSFLNLFKDWESLFEEEDAVRYESFSYNAGAEFYTLTRGMVDPAYALKVPVLMVTSADDATVDAEAARRFFCFSDEVDRRALIWYQSIDPEVNARIAQTANLQCDNIIEVPLADIQEEFKTVNLSHLAVPMSPDDPHYGLHGRYRHCRKYASNPSDFAACLDDGENNLFGENNVEGLRADLKPQYRTLRRGTFNPLYEQLEATLFCFTDDACSTDDLLEIR
- a CDS encoding tetratricopeptide repeat protein, which produces MDNRFDKSGDGDQNVGQGDGAVGKQVNITQQINGNDNIVAGGNVTIEGIPPEVFAEYVAKHSKALGETEQIVRGFLGTLLEREVPRDQWDSKLREIAGQYRELLARLETVQSEDPQVQRLKDEARQAIEAGEYAKAEELLNQAEAIEQMEQTARKRRISAAATNADQARLQRIQLRYAKAAEYWQKAATLLPEDQKKDQALYWGEAGNDLYGIAKYNDALPLFEQSLATSREIGNKAGEGEALSNIGAIHHAKGDYITAQKYLKQSLRIMQEVGDKAGKSTTLNNLATTAYAKGDYATALAYLEQSLRISQEIDDKNQEGSALNNISQIYNARGDYGTALKYLEQSLCIRQEIGDKAGEGTTLNNISQIYGARGDNATTLKYLVQSLDIRQEIGDKAGEGVTLNNISLIYDARGDHISGLKYLEQRQAGISV
- a CDS encoding polysaccharide deacetylase family protein yields the protein MANSLTGSVGENGRNRSDDVQVVYVLFNKILSTPLPVSDQVTDALLQAIRDFQQGFLSRPDGRIDVGGRTWRELTAAAERPEREGMEEISGSVGQGGQNRPQDVRVVYSLFNEILSRPLEVSDQCTDELIQAIKDVQKTFMSRPDGRIDVGGRTWRRLTTPAGGTGKAVLLSFDDGPAPTGSLHSILDTLDRYGIKAEFYVLGQEVDSSPSAVKEIADRGHRVQNHSYTHPNLVGLSRSAVRKELEKTQESIRKAAGVTPTRIRPPYGAGGWRPYDWELVAVANELSLTIQNWDIDTEDWKSPKGLGPSKRAMIEQQFQRSQSRTEFNVLMHVLKDTAEDLGGFIEQLKQWGFSFAKP
- a CDS encoding acyltransferase, encoding MKLAQSSSERIACLRFPLIIGVVFIHGYAATVDFSGQTQGVAESHWLSGLIRDIISQHLARVAVPLFFLLSGYLFFLGMQWSWRQYGNKLATRLRSLVLPFLFWNGLTLVLLAIAQSLPALNSYFPEQGGAISAYTLYDYLNALFGIDRFPVAYQFWFIRDLMVMILLVPLIQFFLKFLPRFALLTLFLCWFYPFWPWNIPCATACFFFYAGAFLAVLQRDIFIIDHVGKWVLPLYLAVLTADLLLMGSTFHGHIHRIGLLLGLASALYGTKFMVEMPKMKSFLLRAAGWSFFVFAVHEPLLTMTRKTAYYFLQPSSDVFVLSLYFLIPVFVVSVSVAAFSVLNMITPGFLRLIIGGRMPSKSLRKGDQNL